In Terriglobus aquaticus, the genomic window GCTGGCTCTCAGGCAAGCGGCCGCGTGCAGACGGAGTGCCGCAGCGCCCCTTACTGTGGGATGCGCAGTTCCGGCCCAAGAAGGCGGTGAGTGCGGTGGAGCAGGCTTTTGTGGAGGCTCGCCCGGCGCCGGCACCTGCGGCCGGACGAAGCAGCCGGCGGTAGCCTTGCCCGTTGCCCGTCTCCGTGGGCCGATGGTATCCTAGCCGGAGCGAAACGATAGAAGAGAAGCAGGAGCAATACAACTACAGTGTTGGCAAGCCAGAAGAAAAACGACATTATCGCGAAGTTCCGGACGCACGAGTCCGATACGGGCAGCCCCGAAGTGCAGATCGCTATCCTGAGCGAGCGCATCGGTGAGTTGACGGAGCATTTCAAGACGCACAAGAAGGATCATGGATCGCGCCGCGGCCTGTTGATGCTGGTGAGCAAGCGCCGCAGCCTGTTGGATTACCTGAAGAAGAACGATTCCGATCGCTACCGCGAAGTTATCGGCAAGCTCGGCATCCGCAAGTAACTGCGCAGCCGGAGCGTCTCCGATCCCTCGGCCGCAGCCGGGTGTGTGAAGGTCTGAGATCCGAATTGACCGACACCTCGTTCGTACGTCCCATTCAGACCGCCCCTCTGCCGCGCGTGCAAGTCACGCCGCTGGCCGGGCGGTCTGTTCGCGTTTTGGCGCTGTGTCGCCGAGGCGCGATGTCCGCTTTCTAACCCAATGAAGAGAGAACAGCCGCTATGAAGCAGCAAACTACCGTGGAGCTTGCCGGGGGCAAGCAAATTACCTTTGAGACCGGCCGCATCGCCAAGCAGGCGTCGGGCGCCGCGTTCGTTACGTCCGGCGACACCGTTGTGCTTGCGACCGCTGTAGGAGCGCCGGAGCCGAAGGAAGGCATCGACTTCTTTCCGCTGACGGTGGAGTATCGCGAGACCGCCTACGGTGGCGGCCGCATTCCGGGTGGCTTTATCAAGCGCGAAGGTCGTCCCGCGGAGAAGGAAATCCTGACCGCGCGCCAGATCGATCGCCCCATTCGTCCGCTGTTCCCGGAGACCTACCGCAACGAGACGCAGGTGGTTGCGTTCGTGTACTCGGCCGACAAGCAGAACGATCCGGACATCATCGCGATCAACGCTGCGTCGTGCGCGCTGGCGCTATCGGACATCCCGTTCCACGGCCCCATCGGCGCGGTTCGCGTGGGCCTGGTGGACGGCAACTTCATCGTGAACCCGACCTACGACGAGCGCGAGAAGAGCACCCTGAACATCACCGTTGCGGGCACCATCGATGGCATCGTGATGGTGGAGTCGGGCGCGCGTGAGGCGACAGAGGAGCAGGTTGTCAACGCGATCGAGTTCGGCCACGAGCAAATTAAGAAGATCTGCGAGGTGCTGATTGAGTTTGCCAAGACGGCGGGCAAGCCGAAGCGCGCGACCGCAGAGGCGGAAGACACGAGCGCTTACCTGGCTGAGCTTCGTAACCAGTACGGCACGGCTCTGACGGACGCGGTGGACACGCAGAAGTACAGCAAGACCGACTCTTACGCCCTGATCAAGAAGATTAAGGACGAAGGCAAGAAGGCTTTGCCGGAAGGCGATGCAGCGGCTGCGAAGCGGTACGCGAAGGGCTTCGAACTGCTGCGAGAGAACATCTTCCGCGAGCAGGTGCTGAACGATCGCATTCGTCCGGACCGCCGCGCCTTTGACGAGATCCGGAAGATCGACATCGAGGTTGGGATTCTGCCGCGCACGCACGGTTCTGCGCTGTTTACGCGCGGCGAGACGCAGGCGCTGGTCACGGCCACGCTTGGCACGGCCGACGACGCGCAGCGTCTGGAGTCGTACGAGGGCGAGCAGAAGCGCCGCTTTATGCTGCACTACAACTTCCCGCCGTACTCGGTCGGTGAAGTGGGCCGCATGACGGGCACGGGCCGTCGCGAGATCGGTCACGGTGCCCTGGCGCAGCGTGCGATCGAG contains:
- the rpsO gene encoding 30S ribosomal protein S15; this translates as MLASQKKNDIIAKFRTHESDTGSPEVQIAILSERIGELTEHFKTHKKDHGSRRGLLMLVSKRRSLLDYLKKNDSDRYREVIGKLGIRK
- the pnp gene encoding polyribonucleotide nucleotidyltransferase, whose product is MKQQTTVELAGGKQITFETGRIAKQASGAAFVTSGDTVVLATAVGAPEPKEGIDFFPLTVEYRETAYGGGRIPGGFIKREGRPAEKEILTARQIDRPIRPLFPETYRNETQVVAFVYSADKQNDPDIIAINAASCALALSDIPFHGPIGAVRVGLVDGNFIVNPTYDEREKSTLNITVAGTIDGIVMVESGAREATEEQVVNAIEFGHEQIKKICEVLIEFAKTAGKPKRATAEAEDTSAYLAELRNQYGTALTDAVDTQKYSKTDSYALIKKIKDEGKKALPEGDAAAAKRYAKGFELLRENIFREQVLNDRIRPDRRAFDEIRKIDIEVGILPRTHGSALFTRGETQALVTATLGTADDAQRLESYEGEQKRRFMLHYNFPPYSVGEVGRMTGTGRREIGHGALAQRAIEAVLPDEKDSPYTLRVVSDITESNGSSSMASVCGASLALMQAGIPLKGSVAGVAMGLVKEGEKYSILTDIAGAEDHYGDMDFKVAGTREGITALQMDIKIMGITPQIMREALEQARRGRIFLLDKMDAVISGASQEKSRYAPQIKTLQIPTDKIRDLIGPGGKVIRGIIEATQVKIDVDDSGKVDVSSSDPDGLARAIQMISDLTAVPEVGKTYLGKVVRLAEFGAFVEIFPGTDGLLHVSEIAEHRVKDVKDELREGDQVLVRVLAIEGNRIKLSRKAVLKEQRAKLGLPEPEAQQGGEGRGERGDNRRERGGERSERQERAPRPERTAPAPSAETITLEGGEDFEDEDLDDLDVDDAEGDEGGEEAAGSDTAAEGSGAPQGQRSGRRRRRRGGRRGGPGGGANPGNGAPRA